Proteins encoded within one genomic window of Bombina bombina isolate aBomBom1 chromosome 1, aBomBom1.pri, whole genome shotgun sequence:
- the LOC128666499 gene encoding putative nuclease HARBI1, whose product MEMINLFCIAIQQRRKRRRFLELVQRYERRRRPRLFLPRIGLHTLSDREIVRRFRLNRGLIENLYLEIKDSIEPITYRTKAIPGMLKLLAVLYFLATGSFQAVTSLVVGMSQASFSSHLTVVLKALHQRIVNYVHFPETPEDWHCVKVQFYGIAGMTNILGAIDCTHVLVQPPKLGELPYRDRKRNHSLNIQVISDAKLKIMSIRSGFPGDSGYSCLQWLFTPVLNPRTPAQVRYNEAHTSTRCVIERTFGVLKSRFRCLDLSGGVLLYKPKKVSLIFLICCMLHNLALRMPDADISMLQVEYDDNVAPLEQIDASGVQARSDYIHALLEQ is encoded by the exons ATGGAGATGATCAATCTATTTTGCATTGCTATACAACAAAGACGCAAAAGAAGGAGATTTTTGGAGTTAGTTCAGCGTTATGAACGACGCAGAAGGCCAAGGTTATTTTTACCTAGAATAGGGTTACATACCCTGAGTGACAGGGAAATTGTTCGGAGATTCCGTTTGAATAGAGGTTTAATTGAGAATCTGTATCTGGAGATCAAAGACTCCATTGAACCTATAACTTATAGGACAAAGGCAATCCCTGGAATGTTAAAACTGCTGGCTGTCCTCTATTTCCTCGCCACAGGATCATTTCAGGCTGTAACAAGTTTAGTTGTGGGGATGAGCCAGGCTTCTTTTTCAAGTCATCTAACTGTAGTATTAAAAGCCTTACACCAACGGATAGTGAATTATGTACATTTTCCGGAAACACCAGAGGATTGGCATTGTGTGAAGGTGCAGTTCTATGGGATTGCTGGGATGACAAACATTTTGGGTGCAATTGACTGTACCCATGTGTTAGTGCAGCCTCCAAAGTTAGGAGAATTGCCCTATCGTGACCGCAAGCGTAACCATTCTTTAAATATACAGGTCATCTCTGATGCCAAATTGAAGATTATGAGCATCCGGTCAGGATTCCCAG GAGATTCAGGCTATTCATGTCTCCAATGGCTTTTCACTCCTGTGCTGAACCCCAGAACTCCTGCGCAAGTGCGCTACAATGAGGCTCATACATCTACAAGATGTGTTATAGAGCGCACATTTGGCGTTTTGAAAAGCAGGTTTCGTTGTTTAGACCTCTCTGGGGGAGTACTTCTATACAAACCAAAGAAAGTATCCCTGATATTTCTCATATGTTGCATGCTCCACAACCTAGCATTACGCATGCCAGATGCTGATATTTCTATGTTACAAGTAGAGTATGATGACAATGTGGCACCTTTAGAGCAAATTGATGCAAGTGGAGTACAAGCTCGATCTGATTACATCCATGCTCTATTGGAACAATGA